In Paenibacillus sp. BIC5C1, a genomic segment contains:
- a CDS encoding acyltransferase encodes MNKPRIVEWTQLRGLAFLAIVMQHNIAEYIYRADIEQPDSIMLTMIYHLTRFGTPTFVFLSGVMLFYHHSHTKPDYPKFIRKRFGDIYVPFVVWTFIYWLFVRVFTPEFWLSGMPDFRSLVRELFLPQTGYHLWFVIMVFQFYILFPLFLAGAKFIRKRIEKVTRFTPMQSVVTLILIGMALYTLLMKWSYYDMGGWTASLPQPWSGLLQYRSYSWVMYWFYFLLGAVCAWSVDSWRSWTAKVLPWMVCLFIGMYIWLGYDVLRGSGDVVNLNISTYLKPTTFIIIMAQMFMFYGFLVLLRGKDTPFQRLLTWIGRYSFGGYLVHALVIYCIAYITRPLTLTDWHLPVTLLSFLVTVATSLAISWGLSQLPGSRFTIGLQRKKHLSPRLRDTVSAGRTSSPERSPSTSANRSPETS; translated from the coding sequence GTGAATAAACCGCGAATCGTGGAATGGACTCAACTGCGCGGCCTTGCATTTCTCGCCATTGTGATGCAGCATAACATCGCAGAATATATATATCGCGCTGACATTGAACAACCTGATTCCATCATGCTGACCATGATTTATCATCTGACTCGTTTTGGTACGCCGACATTCGTCTTTCTGTCCGGTGTAATGCTGTTCTATCATCATAGTCATACCAAGCCGGATTACCCCAAGTTTATCCGTAAGCGGTTTGGAGATATCTATGTGCCTTTTGTGGTATGGACGTTTATCTATTGGTTGTTTGTCCGGGTATTCACACCCGAGTTCTGGCTTTCGGGTATGCCAGACTTCCGCAGTCTTGTTCGTGAACTGTTCCTCCCCCAGACGGGATACCATCTGTGGTTTGTGATTATGGTGTTTCAGTTCTATATTCTGTTTCCCCTGTTTCTTGCGGGAGCCAAGTTCATTCGGAAACGTATTGAAAAAGTTACACGCTTCACCCCGATGCAATCCGTCGTCACGCTGATTCTCATTGGGATGGCATTATACACTTTACTTATGAAATGGTCCTACTACGATATGGGCGGGTGGACAGCCTCCTTACCTCAACCCTGGTCGGGTTTGCTGCAATATCGCTCTTATTCATGGGTTATGTACTGGTTTTACTTTTTGCTGGGCGCAGTCTGTGCCTGGTCAGTGGATAGTTGGAGAAGTTGGACCGCAAAAGTATTGCCCTGGATGGTCTGTCTGTTTATCGGCATGTACATCTGGCTTGGGTATGATGTGCTGCGAGGGTCCGGCGATGTCGTTAACCTGAATATATCAACCTATCTGAAGCCAACAACATTCATCATCATCATGGCCCAGATGTTCATGTTCTATGGGTTCCTTGTACTGCTGCGAGGCAAAGATACACCATTTCAGCGTCTCCTGACGTGGATTGGCCGATATTCCTTTGGTGGCTATCTGGTTCATGCACTGGTTATCTACTGCATCGCGTATATTACCCGGCCTCTTACATTAACTGATTGGCATCTTCCGGTTACATTGCTTTCGTTTCTGGTCACCGTGGCAACGTCTCTTGCAATCAGCTGGGGACTTTCCCAACTTCCTGGTTCTCGCTTCACCATAGGTTTACAACGAAAGAAACACCTA
- a CDS encoding LCP family protein: MLKKWLWGTSLTLALAIAGVIVYYGYSIVHFANSISTASETSTSDTNQNTDTPTTPVPKWEGKERVNILLLGGDTRGDDAGRSDSVMVASIDPVSKKAHLFSVLRDTYVDIPGHGKSRLNAAFSYGGAELTKQTVGDLLGIPIQHYVYTDFIGFMALVDAVDGIDIDVEKDMYYTSKADKHMYDIDLKKGLQHMDGKTALQYVRFRHDATSDFTRTERQRIFMTELAKKMQSTTSLFKIPEILEAVAPYIETDLSPTQMLKLASLGFDINVNEIDKQQIPPNKLLTNELAGSAQVLGVNKPKLQAYIQNLFEEDAKSSEDESTKVQDLN, encoded by the coding sequence ATGCTTAAGAAATGGTTATGGGGAACATCCCTAACCCTGGCACTTGCCATAGCCGGTGTCATTGTATATTACGGATACTCGATCGTTCATTTTGCCAATAGCATCTCAACCGCTTCAGAGACTTCCACTTCTGACACAAACCAAAATACGGACACTCCAACCACTCCTGTTCCTAAATGGGAAGGGAAGGAACGAGTTAACATTTTGCTGCTTGGCGGTGACACCAGAGGGGATGATGCCGGCCGTTCAGATTCGGTCATGGTCGCTTCCATTGATCCGGTATCCAAGAAAGCCCATCTATTCTCTGTTCTGCGTGATACATATGTAGACATTCCGGGACATGGCAAAAGCAGGCTCAACGCAGCCTTCTCTTACGGAGGAGCGGAATTAACCAAACAAACGGTTGGTGACTTGCTTGGCATCCCTATTCAGCACTACGTGTATACCGATTTTATTGGATTCATGGCGCTGGTTGATGCTGTAGACGGAATCGATATTGATGTGGAGAAAGACATGTATTATACCAGCAAAGCAGATAAACATATGTACGATATCGATCTCAAAAAAGGACTTCAGCATATGGACGGTAAGACCGCCCTGCAATATGTCCGGTTCCGGCATGATGCCACATCAGACTTTACGCGTACCGAACGGCAGCGGATTTTCATGACTGAGCTAGCCAAGAAGATGCAAAGCACGACTTCACTCTTCAAGATTCCTGAAATATTGGAAGCTGTCGCTCCATATATCGAGACAGACCTCAGTCCAACACAGATGTTAAAATTAGCTTCCCTCGGATTCGATATTAATGTGAATGAAATCGATAAACAGCAGATCCCTCCTAACAAGTTGCTTACCAATGAGCTTGCAGGTTCTGCCCAGGTACTCGGTGTAAATAAACCGAAACTCCAAGCATACATTCAGAATTTATTTGAGGAAGATGCAAAATCTTCAGAGGATGAATCAACAAAAGTACAAGACTTAAACTAA
- a CDS encoding undecaprenyl-diphosphatase: MNQSVFNWINQFADRIPFLDWFMITSAEYAVWVMIGLLVIVWFLGNPSKQRIVFYACVASIVALVLAKWGISPVVGHPRPFMEGTVNQLVPHVPDPSFPSKHASFVFALAAASFFIGRRFGMWMLLLAVLTGVSRVYVGVHYPGDILGGFILGSLVSVILIATRNYTKSIPDFFINIHRRIFR; encoded by the coding sequence ATGAATCAATCTGTATTTAATTGGATCAACCAGTTTGCTGATCGTATTCCGTTTCTGGACTGGTTTATGATTACATCAGCTGAATATGCCGTTTGGGTTATGATAGGGCTTCTTGTGATTGTGTGGTTTCTTGGCAATCCGTCGAAGCAACGAATTGTGTTTTATGCATGTGTAGCTTCGATCGTAGCACTTGTTCTGGCAAAATGGGGAATTTCACCTGTGGTAGGCCATCCAAGGCCGTTCATGGAAGGCACGGTGAATCAACTGGTTCCGCATGTGCCAGATCCATCTTTCCCAAGTAAACATGCCTCCTTCGTATTTGCGCTGGCTGCAGCTTCATTTTTTATCGGACGTCGCTTCGGAATGTGGATGCTGTTGCTTGCTGTGCTGACAGGAGTCTCGCGTGTCTATGTTGGTGTACATTACCCTGGGGATATTCTGGGCGGATTCATTCTGGGTAGTCTGGTTAGTGTAATCTTGATTGCTACGCGTAATTATACCAAGTCGATTCCCGATTTTTTCATTAACATTCATCGTCGAATTTTTCGTTAG
- a CDS encoding methyl-accepting chemotaxis protein has product MKDAQGSMMGKLRLTIRMKLLTGFLIVVALLAFVSIYALTQIHGMSSKADDVDKTWMPSVSLLGQMNGDVSDVERLALAVIVEQDENETAKMNEALDQLLAKIEDERKQLLSFIDSNEEAMKLYKEFSTNYDAYLAKMPEFIELGLKNDYDEASRLHTAAYSLWYTANDKIAQLIVMGNQGSDSATNASVELAEKAFNIILGVTIVAFLVSMFIAFFIASIISRPIQKMNAAAVLIADGDLTSEKIVLKNKDELGTLADSFNVMTGNLREMIQSVSMTSEQVAASSEELLASAEQNTRASEQISETVEELAVGTSDQVDMVKRSSQAMSEMALGSEQIAELAQSVSVSAVDAANQSAEGNMIIQQAVEQMGSVRNSIASLTELVTGLGERSAEIGTITEVINNIARQTNLLALNAAIEAARAGEHGRGFAVVAGEVRKLAEESSTSAQRITDLVQLIQKDTDHAVQAVKVNSNETEAGIEIVTAAGQAFEQISDAVNKVAGEIQEVSAGSEEMSASTNEVVGYVDQISNIAGEAAGGVHNVSAATQQQLASMEEIASSAGSLSKMAEELQEQINKFRV; this is encoded by the coding sequence ATGAAAGACGCGCAGGGAAGCATGATGGGGAAATTAAGATTGACAATTCGAATGAAATTACTGACCGGATTTCTGATTGTGGTGGCACTTCTGGCTTTTGTCAGCATTTACGCGTTGACCCAAATTCATGGCATGTCCAGCAAAGCGGATGATGTTGACAAAACGTGGATGCCAAGTGTGTCTCTGTTGGGTCAAATGAATGGTGATGTTTCCGATGTAGAGCGCCTCGCTCTTGCCGTCATTGTTGAGCAGGATGAAAATGAAACTGCCAAAATGAATGAAGCGCTGGATCAGCTCCTTGCCAAAATTGAGGATGAACGAAAACAATTGCTCTCATTTATAGATAGCAATGAAGAAGCAATGAAGCTTTACAAAGAATTTAGCACGAACTATGACGCTTATTTGGCCAAAATGCCTGAATTCATTGAGCTGGGATTGAAAAATGATTATGACGAGGCCAGCAGACTGCACACGGCAGCTTATTCTTTGTGGTATACCGCCAACGATAAGATTGCCCAATTGATTGTGATGGGAAATCAGGGTTCTGATTCGGCAACGAATGCATCGGTTGAACTGGCCGAAAAAGCATTTAATATTATTTTGGGGGTAACCATTGTTGCTTTCCTGGTCTCCATGTTTATTGCCTTCTTCATTGCAAGTATCATCTCACGTCCAATTCAGAAGATGAATGCAGCAGCGGTGTTGATTGCAGATGGGGATCTGACCAGTGAGAAGATTGTTCTCAAGAACAAGGATGAGCTGGGAACGCTGGCAGATTCCTTCAATGTGATGACTGGCAACCTGCGGGAGATGATTCAATCCGTATCGATGACATCCGAACAGGTAGCCGCTTCCTCGGAAGAACTTCTTGCGAGTGCTGAGCAGAATACAAGGGCGTCGGAACAGATCTCCGAGACGGTTGAGGAATTGGCTGTAGGTACATCGGATCAAGTAGATATGGTGAAACGTTCTTCACAGGCGATGAGTGAGATGGCTCTTGGTTCGGAACAAATTGCTGAGCTTGCTCAAAGTGTATCCGTATCTGCTGTGGATGCAGCGAATCAGTCAGCCGAAGGAAATATGATTATTCAGCAGGCTGTTGAACAGATGGGATCTGTTCGCAACTCCATTGCATCACTGACAGAACTGGTTACAGGGTTGGGAGAACGTTCCGCAGAGATTGGTACCATTACCGAGGTTATCAACAATATTGCCCGTCAGACCAATCTGCTTGCATTGAATGCAGCAATTGAAGCGGCACGTGCAGGTGAGCACGGACGTGGTTTCGCAGTCGTAGCCGGAGAAGTACGGAAGCTCGCAGAGGAGTCTTCTACATCCGCGCAACGGATTACGGATCTAGTCCAATTGATTCAGAAGGATACAGATCATGCCGTGCAGGCTGTGAAAGTGAACAGCAATGAAACGGAAGCCGGCATTGAGATTGTAACAGCGGCTGGACAAGCCTTTGAGCAGATTTCGGATGCAGTGAACAAGGTCGCTGGTGAAATCCAGGAAGTATCTGCAGGTTCAGAGGAAATGTCAGCAAGTACAAATGAAGTTGTAGGGTATGTGGATCAGATCTCTAACATCGCTGGAGAAGCAGCAGGTGGGGTGCATAATGTATCTGCCGCAACCCAGCAGCAGCTGGCTTCAATGGAAGAGATTGCTTCATCCGCAGGTTCTTTGTCCAAAATGGCTGAAGAGTTGCAGGAGCAAATCAACAAATTCAGAGTGTAA
- a CDS encoding glycoside hydrolase family 9 protein yields MKGSWWRRIAILALSAGLLAGSTSIQAWNGKADAAAGNHNYAEALQKAVYFYETQRSGKLPEDNRVEWRGDSGLNDGADVGVDLTGGWYDAGDHVKFGLPMAYSATMLAWSVVEYREGYEQAGQLEQIKDNLRWATDYFVKAHTKPNELWGQVGAGNTDHAWWGPAEVMQMNRPAYKIDASCPGSELAGETAAALASSSIVFRDGDPTYANKLLQHAKELYSFADTYRGKYSDCITDAQSFYNSWTGYYDELAWAATWLYMATNDSAYLSKAIATANLWQADGQNGNWAYTWTQGWDDKHYGAQILLARITSSLNMPEATRFIQSTERNLDYWSVGTNGQRIKYTPGGLAWLDTWGSLRYAANASFIAFVYSDWVSDPVKKTRYQDFAVSQMNYILGDNPRQSSYVVGYGQNPPKHPHHRASHSSWTNNENVPSEHRHTLYGAMVGGPDASDAYTDSIGDYVSNEVATDYNAGFTGALAKMNLLFGQNDQPIANFPSPEVKTDEFFVEAAVKASGSNYTEIKAQLNNRSGWPARMGDKLSFRYFVDLSEVYAAGYTVSDVHVTTAYAEGAIVSQPVVVDAAKRIYAVTADFTGTKIYPGGEGHYRKEVQFRITGPQGAWNANNDHSFQGLGTGNVAKSVYLPVYDAGIRIYGQEPGVTPVVTPVTPSGVQAVSGNAQVILNWVTSPGAESYTVKRAEVNGGPYTSIATGVHGVTYTNTGLTNGKTYYYVVTAVNSAGESPGSAQVSATPQAETSLPGALTLSGTAGNAQSILTWTAASGALTYKVQRSIVGGAYTDVATGLAALNYIDATAANGTVYSYRIAAVNVSGQTLSNIVTVTPSAPPATTGTLEVQYRNGGSGASGNAVTPQFNLKNTGTQAIDLSTVKLRYYFTKDGAGDLTFWCDYAQIGTANIEGKFVTLAPAKGTADTYLEISFKSGAGSLAAGVETGVIQGRFSKNNWSNFDQSNDYSYDATKTAFTAWNQVTGFQGDTKVWGMEP; encoded by the coding sequence ATGAAGGGAAGCTGGTGGAGACGAATCGCTATTCTCGCGTTATCGGCAGGGCTACTGGCAGGAAGTACATCCATACAGGCATGGAATGGCAAGGCAGATGCGGCTGCCGGGAATCATAACTATGCGGAGGCATTACAGAAGGCAGTTTATTTCTATGAAACACAGCGTTCTGGGAAATTGCCGGAAGACAACCGGGTGGAATGGCGTGGTGATTCCGGATTAAATGACGGAGCGGATGTTGGGGTTGACTTGACCGGAGGGTGGTACGATGCTGGAGATCATGTGAAATTTGGTCTGCCTATGGCTTATTCGGCTACGATGTTAGCTTGGTCTGTTGTGGAATACCGTGAGGGATACGAGCAGGCAGGGCAACTGGAGCAGATTAAGGATAACTTGAGATGGGCCACAGACTATTTTGTGAAAGCGCATACGAAACCAAATGAATTATGGGGACAGGTTGGAGCAGGCAATACAGACCATGCCTGGTGGGGACCGGCTGAAGTGATGCAGATGAACCGTCCTGCTTATAAGATCGACGCATCCTGTCCGGGAAGCGAACTTGCGGGTGAAACCGCAGCGGCACTCGCTTCTTCATCCATTGTGTTCCGGGACGGTGACCCGACTTATGCCAACAAACTGCTCCAACATGCCAAGGAACTGTACAGCTTCGCGGATACGTATCGAGGCAAATATTCGGATTGCATTACAGATGCCCAATCGTTCTACAATTCATGGACAGGTTACTATGATGAGCTCGCCTGGGCAGCAACATGGTTATATATGGCGACAAATGATAGCGCTTACTTGTCCAAGGCGATTGCTACAGCGAATCTGTGGCAGGCGGATGGGCAGAACGGGAACTGGGCCTATACTTGGACCCAAGGCTGGGATGACAAACACTACGGAGCCCAGATTCTGCTGGCCCGCATTACGTCGAGTCTGAACATGCCAGAAGCGACGCGGTTCATTCAATCCACGGAGCGCAATCTGGATTATTGGTCTGTAGGCACGAATGGACAAAGGATCAAGTATACACCGGGCGGGCTTGCCTGGCTTGATACTTGGGGATCACTCCGGTATGCAGCGAATGCATCGTTTATTGCTTTTGTATATTCCGACTGGGTCAGTGATCCGGTGAAGAAAACAAGGTATCAGGACTTTGCCGTCTCTCAAATGAACTACATTCTGGGGGATAATCCTCGCCAAAGCAGTTATGTGGTCGGTTATGGTCAGAATCCGCCTAAGCACCCTCATCACCGGGCCTCCCACAGTTCATGGACGAACAATGAAAATGTACCTTCAGAGCACCGTCACACGTTGTACGGCGCGATGGTTGGTGGACCGGATGCATCGGATGCCTATACCGATTCCATTGGGGACTATGTCAGCAATGAGGTGGCAACCGATTACAATGCGGGCTTTACAGGCGCGTTAGCCAAAATGAATCTGTTATTCGGCCAGAACGATCAGCCCATCGCGAATTTTCCGTCTCCGGAAGTAAAGACGGATGAGTTCTTTGTCGAAGCTGCTGTTAAGGCATCCGGTTCCAATTACACGGAAATCAAGGCTCAACTGAACAATCGTTCCGGCTGGCCTGCGCGGATGGGGGATAAGTTGTCATTTCGCTATTTCGTGGATTTGAGTGAAGTTTACGCTGCAGGTTACACCGTTTCTGATGTCCATGTTACAACCGCATACGCCGAGGGGGCTATCGTATCCCAACCAGTTGTGGTTGATGCAGCGAAACGAATCTACGCTGTTACAGCGGACTTTACCGGAACCAAGATATATCCAGGCGGGGAAGGACATTATCGCAAAGAAGTCCAGTTCCGCATTACCGGCCCGCAAGGCGCCTGGAATGCGAATAATGATCATTCATTCCAGGGCTTGGGCACAGGCAATGTGGCGAAGAGCGTATATCTCCCAGTCTACGATGCGGGAATACGAATATACGGTCAGGAACCTGGTGTTACACCGGTCGTCACTCCTGTTACACCTTCGGGGGTGCAGGCTGTATCAGGAAATGCTCAGGTCATCCTGAACTGGGTAACATCTCCTGGGGCGGAATCGTACACCGTAAAGCGTGCCGAGGTGAATGGAGGGCCATATACATCAATAGCGACAGGTGTCCATGGGGTGACGTACACGAACACGGGGCTCACGAACGGGAAGACCTATTATTATGTAGTGACGGCTGTTAATTCAGCTGGGGAATCGCCCGGTTCTGCACAAGTCTCTGCCACGCCACAGGCTGAAACATCGCTGCCTGGTGCACTGACATTAAGCGGTACGGCAGGCAATGCCCAGTCGATTCTGACCTGGACGGCAGCATCGGGAGCTTTGACTTATAAGGTACAGCGCTCAATTGTAGGCGGTGCATATACCGATGTGGCAACTGGATTGGCAGCTTTGAATTATATTGATGCAACAGCGGCAAACGGAACGGTGTACAGTTATCGAATCGCCGCCGTGAATGTGAGCGGACAGACGTTGTCCAACATCGTGACGGTGACACCGAGTGCGCCTCCGGCCACGACGGGCACGCTTGAGGTGCAATATCGTAACGGAGGGTCAGGTGCTTCCGGCAATGCGGTGACTCCGCAGTTTAATCTGAAAAACACAGGCACTCAGGCAATTGATCTGAGTACCGTGAAGCTCCGATATTATTTTACCAAGGATGGTGCAGGGGATCTCACCTTCTGGTGTGATTATGCCCAGATTGGCACGGCCAATATTGAAGGCAAATTTGTCACGCTGGCTCCGGCAAAAGGTACAGCGGATACGTATCTGGAGATCAGCTTCAAATCCGGGGCTGGCAGCCTGGCTGCCGGAGTGGAGACGGGCGTGATCCAGGGGCGCTTTTCCAAGAACAATTGGAGCAATTTCGATCAGAGCAACGACTATTCCTATGATGCAACCAAGACAGCTTTTACCGCATGGAATCAGGTAACTGGGTTTCAGGGAGATACGAAAGTCTGGGGCATGGAGCCGTAA
- a CDS encoding glycoside hydrolase family 48 protein has product MLKSAAKKSLSAMLAGTVMLTGYTGLWAGPQTVYAEEQTIDAQADGINEARFLQLYDQLKDPANGYFSPEGIPYHSIETLMSEAPDYGHMTTSEAYSYWLWLETMYGHYTGDWSKLEAAWDSMEKYIIPVNEGDGKEEQPTMSYYNPNSPATYAAEKPFPDQYPSAINGQYAAGKDPLDAELKASYGNNQTYLMHWLLDVDNWYGYGNLLNPNHTAAYVNTFQRGEQESVWEAIPHPSQDNKTFGKTGEGFMSLFTKETQAPAAQWRYTNATDADARAVQVLYWAKEMGYTNTAYLDKAKKMGDYLRYGMHDKYFQKIGSAKNGTPTAGTGKDSNMYLMAWYTSWGGGLGEGGNWAWRIGASHTHQAYQNPVAAYALSDPAGGLIPKSTTAKADWNASLKRQLEFYTWLQSHEGAIGGGATNSFDGSYKAYPAGTSTFYDMAYQEAPVYRDPDSNTWFGFQAWSLERVAEMYYILAESGDLSSENFQMAKKVITKWVDWAKDYVFVDERPVTDAEGYYLNAAGQRILGGTNAQVATTPAPGEFWIPGSQEWQGQPDKWNGFSSFTNNPNFHVVTKDPAQDTGVLGSYIKALTFFAAGTQAEGGVLSAKGQEAKDMAEKLLNTAWDYNDGVGIVTEEVRKDYFRFFAKEIYIPANWTGTFGQGNTLPGTAGVPSDPAKGGNGVYIGYSDLRPAIKQDPAWAYLDNLYKTSYDPTTKKWENGAPTFTYHRFWSQVDMATAYGEFDRLLGDAGSPGVQVPGAPAGLTAAAGSEQVILNWTASTGAASYTVKRAEVNGGPYTSVATGVTGSTFTDTGLTNGKTYYYVVTAVNTAGESAPSAQASATPQAGISIPGVLTLTGTAGNNQAVLTWTASTGAASYKVQRSVAGGTYTDLATGLTALTYTDATAVNGTAYNYRVVAVNTSGQTLSNVVAVTPTAPPVTTGALEVQYRNGGSGTSGNAVTPQFNIKNTGTTAVDLSQVKLRYYFTKDSASDLSFWCDYAQIGSANVEAHFVTVDPAKGTADTYLEIGFKSGAGNLAAGAETGIIQGRFSKNNWTNFDQTNDYSFDVSKTAFSAWDKVTAYIGGVNAWGIEP; this is encoded by the coding sequence ATGTTGAAATCAGCTGCGAAAAAAAGTTTGTCTGCCATGCTAGCAGGCACCGTTATGTTAACCGGGTACACTGGCTTGTGGGCGGGTCCCCAAACGGTTTATGCCGAAGAGCAGACCATTGATGCTCAGGCGGACGGAATAAACGAAGCTCGATTTTTGCAATTGTATGATCAACTGAAGGACCCGGCGAACGGTTATTTTTCTCCAGAGGGCATTCCGTATCACTCCATTGAAACGCTGATGAGCGAGGCGCCGGATTATGGGCACATGACGACATCCGAGGCATACAGTTACTGGCTCTGGCTGGAAACGATGTACGGTCACTATACGGGTGATTGGTCCAAACTGGAAGCCGCTTGGGACAGCATGGAGAAATACATCATCCCTGTCAATGAAGGTGACGGCAAGGAAGAGCAGCCTACGATGAGTTATTACAATCCAAACAGCCCGGCCACCTATGCAGCAGAAAAACCTTTTCCGGATCAATATCCATCTGCCATTAACGGTCAATATGCTGCAGGAAAAGACCCGCTTGATGCTGAGCTGAAAGCTTCCTACGGCAACAATCAGACGTACCTGATGCATTGGCTGCTGGATGTGGATAATTGGTACGGCTATGGTAATCTGCTGAATCCGAATCATACAGCGGCTTACGTGAATACGTTCCAACGTGGAGAGCAGGAGTCTGTGTGGGAGGCCATCCCACATCCATCCCAGGACAATAAAACGTTTGGCAAAACGGGCGAAGGTTTCATGAGCCTGTTCACCAAGGAGACCCAGGCTCCGGCAGCCCAGTGGCGTTATACCAACGCAACGGATGCTGATGCGCGTGCGGTGCAGGTACTGTATTGGGCGAAGGAGATGGGCTACACCAATACAGCGTATCTGGACAAAGCGAAGAAGATGGGTGACTATCTGCGCTATGGGATGCATGACAAGTACTTCCAGAAGATCGGAAGTGCCAAGAACGGTACACCAACTGCTGGTACAGGCAAAGACTCTAATATGTATCTGATGGCATGGTATACCTCATGGGGCGGCGGCCTTGGCGAGGGTGGGAACTGGGCATGGCGGATTGGAGCCAGTCATACGCATCAGGCTTACCAGAATCCGGTGGCAGCGTATGCATTGTCTGATCCGGCAGGCGGCCTGATTCCAAAATCGACAACAGCCAAAGCAGATTGGAATGCATCGCTGAAGCGCCAATTGGAGTTCTACACCTGGTTGCAGTCTCACGAAGGGGCAATTGGCGGTGGGGCGACGAACAGTTTTGATGGCTCTTACAAAGCTTATCCTGCCGGAACAAGTACGTTCTACGACATGGCTTATCAGGAAGCTCCGGTATACCGGGACCCGGACTCCAACACGTGGTTTGGTTTCCAGGCTTGGTCGCTGGAGCGTGTAGCCGAGATGTATTACATTCTTGCCGAGAGCGGGGACCTCAGCTCCGAGAACTTCCAAATGGCCAAAAAAGTCATAACCAAGTGGGTCGACTGGGCCAAGGATTATGTATTCGTCGATGAGCGTCCAGTGACGGATGCTGAAGGATATTATCTGAATGCGGCAGGTCAGCGTATTCTTGGTGGTACCAATGCACAGGTTGCCACAACACCTGCACCTGGCGAATTCTGGATTCCAGGCAGCCAGGAATGGCAGGGGCAACCGGATAAATGGAACGGGTTCAGTTCCTTTACGAACAATCCTAATTTCCATGTGGTAACCAAAGATCCTGCTCAGGATACGGGTGTACTGGGGAGTTATATTAAAGCCCTGACGTTCTTTGCTGCAGGGACTCAAGCGGAAGGCGGCGTACTCAGTGCCAAAGGACAGGAAGCCAAAGACATGGCCGAGAAACTGCTGAATACAGCCTGGGATTACAATGATGGTGTGGGGATTGTCACCGAAGAAGTCCGTAAAGACTACTTCCGCTTCTTCGCCAAAGAGATCTACATTCCGGCGAACTGGACGGGAACCTTCGGACAGGGGAACACGTTACCGGGTACAGCCGGCGTACCTTCTGACCCGGCCAAAGGTGGTAATGGCGTATACATTGGTTACTCTGACCTGCGTCCAGCCATCAAGCAAGATCCGGCATGGGCGTATCTGGATAATCTGTACAAAACGTCTTATGATCCAACAACGAAAAAATGGGAAAATGGCGCACCAACCTTTACGTACCACCGTTTCTGGTCACAGGTGGATATGGCTACCGCGTATGGTGAATTTGATCGTCTCCTGGGTGATGCCGGAAGCCCAGGAGTTCAGGTGCCGGGAGCTCCAGCTGGTCTGACAGCTGCAGCAGGCAGTGAACAGGTTATTCTGAACTGGACTGCATCCACTGGTGCCGCTTCTTACACAGTAAAACGCGCGGAGGTAAACGGCGGCCCGTATACTTCAGTAGCAACGGGGGTTACCGGGTCGACCTTCACAGATACAGGACTGACCAATGGCAAAACGTACTATTATGTGGTGACCGCAGTGAATACGGCAGGTGAATCTGCACCTTCTGCTCAGGCCTCTGCAACACCGCAAGCTGGAATATCTATACCGGGAGTGTTAACCCTTACAGGAACGGCAGGCAATAATCAGGCTGTACTGACATGGACCGCATCGACCGGAGCTGCAAGTTACAAGGTACAACGCTCGGTTGCAGGTGGAACCTATACGGATCTGGCTACAGGTCTGACGGCACTGACATACACGGATGCCACGGCAGTGAATGGTACCGCATACAATTACCGAGTGGTGGCAGTGAATACAAGCGGCCAGACCTTGTCCAATGTAGTGGCGGTGACACCAACAGCGCCTCCTGTAACAACAGGTGCACTTGAAGTGCAATACCGCAATGGCGGTTCAGGAACGTCAGGCAATGCGGTGACCCCGCAGTTCAATATCAAGAACACAGGCACGACAGCAGTGGATCTGAGCCAGGTGAAGCTGCGGTATTACTTTACGAAGGATAGTGCATCCGATCTGAGTTTCTGGTGTGATTACGCTCAGATTGGCAGCGCCAACGTTGAAGCTCACTTTGTGACGGTAGATCCGGCTAAAGGGACAGCGGATACGTATCTGGAGATTGGTTTCAAATCCGGGGCAGGCAACCTGGCTGCCGGAGCAGAGACGGGAATTATCCAGGGTCGCTTCTCGAAGAACAACTGGACGAATTTTGATCAGACTAATGACTATTCTTTCGATGTTTCCAAAACAGCCTTTAGCGCCTGGGACAAAGTGACCGCTTATATTGGCGGAGTCAACGCTTGGGGTATTGAGCCATAA